From the Octadecabacter antarcticus 307 genome, one window contains:
- a CDS encoding acyl-homoserine-lactone synthase → MLRYIYGSNLHDHPVLADTMFRDRGVQFRDRLGWDVSVDAQGHERDEYDGEDPLYVIWQRPDGRHGGSMRFLPTTGPTMVNDHFADLSDGAAIRSPLIWESTRFCLAPNANSRIAAALMLGGGEVMRGFGVTQFVGVFDARMVRIYRRVVSSPTVLGSSETGRDKISVGLWTYNPSDRVKVLWRAGLSSALSHHWYARAFGEKPEKMLARAA, encoded by the coding sequence ATGCTGCGCTATATTTACGGATCAAATCTGCACGACCACCCTGTACTGGCGGATACGATGTTTCGCGATCGCGGCGTTCAGTTTCGGGACCGCCTCGGCTGGGACGTAAGCGTAGACGCACAGGGGCATGAGCGTGATGAATATGACGGTGAGGACCCGCTTTACGTTATCTGGCAGCGTCCCGATGGCCGCCACGGTGGGTCAATGCGGTTTCTGCCGACGACGGGGCCGACGATGGTCAATGATCACTTTGCGGACCTGTCCGATGGAGCCGCCATTCGAAGTCCGTTAATCTGGGAAAGTACCCGGTTCTGTCTTGCTCCGAACGCGAACAGCCGTATCGCTGCGGCTCTGATGCTTGGGGGTGGCGAAGTCATGCGCGGATTTGGGGTGACGCAATTTGTTGGCGTATTTGATGCCCGCATGGTGCGCATCTACCGTCGTGTCGTATCGTCGCCCACTGTTTTGGGCAGCAGTGAAACGGGGCGCGACAAGATTAGTGTCGGCTTGTGGACTTATAACCCGTCCGATCGCGTCAAAGTCCTGTGGCGGGCGGGGCTGTCATCGGCGCTGTCGCATCACTGGTACGCCCGCGCGTTTGGCGAAAAGCCTGAGAAAATGCTGGCACGCGCGGCGTAA
- a CDS encoding helix-turn-helix transcriptional regulator encodes MQANLRHLLVTLDQATELSALQDTIVRLRDHYGVAHMVYHWVSADGEQYGCGTYPLSWVQHYVQKDYLRIDPVIIGCFKQFHPVDWKALDWSSKAAVAFRAEAMQAGVGNQGYSIPIRGPSGQFALFSLSNNTDDTDWAAFTESNRRDLILCAHSFNQKALEVETKRMPDPVKPLSGREIDVLTYLAMGYSRSQVAQTLTISEHTLRAYVESARFKLGASNTMHAVARAVSEGLIVMGGAARAARGGWPGRAQAAE; translated from the coding sequence ATGCAAGCCAATCTGCGTCATCTTTTGGTGACACTCGATCAGGCCACTGAACTTAGCGCGCTTCAGGACACGATCGTCCGGCTACGCGACCATTATGGCGTCGCGCATATGGTGTATCATTGGGTGTCTGCGGACGGTGAACAATACGGTTGCGGAACCTACCCGCTCTCTTGGGTTCAACATTATGTTCAAAAGGACTATCTGCGCATCGATCCGGTGATCATCGGCTGCTTTAAGCAGTTCCATCCCGTCGATTGGAAGGCGCTTGATTGGTCAAGTAAAGCCGCCGTCGCGTTTCGCGCCGAAGCAATGCAAGCGGGTGTCGGAAATCAAGGTTATTCCATCCCGATCCGCGGCCCAAGTGGGCAATTCGCGCTTTTTTCGCTGTCAAATAATACCGATGACACAGACTGGGCGGCTTTTACTGAAAGCAACCGCCGTGATCTCATCTTATGCGCCCATTCGTTTAATCAAAAAGCGCTTGAGGTTGAGACGAAGCGCATGCCCGATCCTGTCAAACCGCTGTCGGGGCGCGAAATTGATGTGCTGACCTACCTTGCCATGGGCTATTCGCGCTCTCAGGTGGCACAAACATTAACGATCTCTGAACACACGCTGCGGGCTTACGTCGAAAGCGCGCGTTTTAAGCTTGGGGCGTCAAACACTATGCATGCAGTCGCGCGGGCCGTTTCAGAGGGCCTGATAGTTATGGGCGGCGCGGCGCGGGCGGCCCGTGGCGGCTGGCCGGGCCGCGCGCAAGCCGCCGAATAA